From Xyrauchen texanus isolate HMW12.3.18 chromosome 12, RBS_HiC_50CHRs, whole genome shotgun sequence, one genomic window encodes:
- the LOC127653455 gene encoding GRB2-related adapter protein-like isoform X1, with product MEAVAIYNFCATESDELSFQKGDVLKITNMEDDPNWYTAELINRKGFVPKNYISLRPHTWFAGRISRHVAEGRLRQQECGSFLVRESESAPGEFSMSVSYGDHVQHFKVLKDRDGYYFVWEEVFPSLNQLVEFYKTNSIAKERTVFLRDTEHTLRQRPHHAHALFDFNPQHNTQLHFLRGDIIDLLDCSESERWKGRCRGCVGFFPPEYVQPIYQ from the exons ATGGAAGCAGTAGCTATTTACAACTTTTGTGCCACAGAAAGCGATGAGCTTAGCTTTCAGAAGGGAGATGTACTTAAG ATCACTAATATGGAAGATGATCCTAACTGGTACACAGCGGAGTTGATAAACAGGAAGGGCTTCGTGCCTAAAAACTATATCAGTTTAAGGCCACACAC ATGGTTTGCAGGCCGTATCTCCAGACATGTGGCCGAGGGTCGGCTACGCCAGCAGGAGTGCGGAAGCTTCTTAGTTAGAGAAAGTGAGAGCGCACCAGGGGAATTCTCCATGTCAGTAAG CTACGGTGATCACGTACAGCATTTTAAGGTGTTAAAGGACAGAGATGGCTATTACTTTGTTTGGGAGGAGGTCTTTCCTTCCTTAAATCAACTTGTGGAGTTTTACAAGACCAACAGCATTGCAAAGGAAAGGACTGTGTTTCTTAGGGATACAGAACACACACTAAGG CAGAGGCCCCATCATGCCCATGCCCTGTTTGACTTCAATCCACAGCACAACACCCAGCTGCACTTCCTGCGGGGTGATATCATAGACCTGCTGGACTGCTCCGAATCTGAACGCTGGAAAGGTCGATGCCGTGGATGTGTGGGCTTTTTTCCTCCTGAATATGTGCAGCCTATCTATCAGTGA
- the LOC127653455 gene encoding GRB2-related adapter protein-like isoform X2: protein MEAVAIYNFCATESDELSFQKGDVLKITNMEDDPNWYTAELINRKGFVPKNYISLRPHTWFAGRISRHVAEGRLRQQECGSFLVRESESAPGEFSMSVSYGDHVQHFKVLKDRDGYYFVWEEVFPSLNQLVEFYKTNSIAKERTVFLRDTEHTLRRPHHAHALFDFNPQHNTQLHFLRGDIIDLLDCSESERWKGRCRGCVGFFPPEYVQPIYQ from the exons ATGGAAGCAGTAGCTATTTACAACTTTTGTGCCACAGAAAGCGATGAGCTTAGCTTTCAGAAGGGAGATGTACTTAAG ATCACTAATATGGAAGATGATCCTAACTGGTACACAGCGGAGTTGATAAACAGGAAGGGCTTCGTGCCTAAAAACTATATCAGTTTAAGGCCACACAC ATGGTTTGCAGGCCGTATCTCCAGACATGTGGCCGAGGGTCGGCTACGCCAGCAGGAGTGCGGAAGCTTCTTAGTTAGAGAAAGTGAGAGCGCACCAGGGGAATTCTCCATGTCAGTAAG CTACGGTGATCACGTACAGCATTTTAAGGTGTTAAAGGACAGAGATGGCTATTACTTTGTTTGGGAGGAGGTCTTTCCTTCCTTAAATCAACTTGTGGAGTTTTACAAGACCAACAGCATTGCAAAGGAAAGGACTGTGTTTCTTAGGGATACAGAACACACACTAAGG AGGCCCCATCATGCCCATGCCCTGTTTGACTTCAATCCACAGCACAACACCCAGCTGCACTTCCTGCGGGGTGATATCATAGACCTGCTGGACTGCTCCGAATCTGAACGCTGGAAAGGTCGATGCCGTGGATGTGTGGGCTTTTTTCCTCCTGAATATGTGCAGCCTATCTATCAGTGA